One Triplophysa dalaica isolate WHDGS20190420 chromosome 11, ASM1584641v1, whole genome shotgun sequence genomic window carries:
- the rdh12 gene encoding retinol dehydrogenase 12: protein MVVVMMLAYIAAGLGLSVLILRLLSARIRKYASGAVCRSTVRLDGKVALITGANTGIGKETAVDLASRGARVILACRDVEKGEEAAIEISTRVGGAQVEVRELDLADTCSIRAFAQRFLREVDHLHILINNAGVMMCPYMKTVDGFEMQIGVNHLGHFLLTNLLIGLIKRSAPARIVVVSSLAHNFGWIRLHDLHSQGSYNSGLAYCQSKLANVLFTRELARRLRGSNVTVNSVHPGTVQSKLVRHSTFMSLLFALFPMFLKTPKEGAQTSIYCATVEELQSISGQHFSDCAPAFVAPQGRSEETARKLWDVSCELLGIEWD from the exons ATGGTTGTAGTTATGATGCTCGCTTATATTGCGGCTGGTTTAGGGCTATCCGTGCTGATCTTAAGGCTGTTGTCTGCTCGTATTAG AAAATATGCATCAGGAGCAGTTTGTCGATCCACAGTACGGTTGGATGGAAAGGTTGCATTGATCACAGGTGCAAACACGGGAATTGGGAAGGAAACAGCTGTTGATTTGGCTTCCCGTG GTGCACGTGTGATCCTAGCATGCCGTGATGTAGAGAAAGGTGAGGAGGCGGCGATAGAGATCAGTACACGAGTGGGCGGTGCTCAGGTGGAGGTGAGAGAGCTGGACTTGGCCGACACCTGCTCTATCCGAGCCTTTGCTCAGAGATTTCTACGAG aGGTTGATCACCTGCATATCCTCATCAATAATGCCGGTGTCATGATGTGTCCTTATATGAAAACTGTTGATGGCTTTGAGATGCAGATTGGGGTTAACCATCTGG GTCACTTCCTGTTAACAAATCTTCTCATTGGTCTAATAAAGCGCAGTGCGCCAGCTCGAATTGTGGTCGTTTCCTCATTGGCTCACAATTTTGGCTGGATTCGATTACATGACCTGCACAGTCAGGGCAGCTACAACAGCGGCCTTGCGTACTGCCAGAGCAAGTTGGCTAATGTGCTTTTCACACGTGAACTTGCACGCAGGCTCCGTG GGTCAAATGTGACTGTGAATTCTGTGCATCCGGGGACAGTGCAGTCAAAACTGGTGCGACATTCTACCTTTATGTCGCTGCTGTTTGCTCTCTTTCCCATGTTCTTGAAGACACCAAAGGAAGGAGCTCAGACATCCATCTATTGCGCCACCGTAGAGGAACTCCAGTCTATCTCAGGCCAACATTTCAG TGATTGTGCTCCTGCGTTTGTGGCCCCTCAGGGAAGAAGTGAAGAGACGGCACGTAAACTTTGGGATGTAAGCTGTGAATTATTAGGCATTGAGTGGGACTGA
- the vti1b gene encoding vesicle transport through interaction with t-SNAREs homolog 1B, with product MSSSEFEKLQDIYTSLYDEVKLIPERVQKCQGEERKRMVRVFDERIGEAEELLQGMDQELFGAPSSFRNPMSTKIRLYRRDLAKLQRDIRSLTGSSGFSGHFGDGRQGIYSAENDQSTHLQSQRGLLIQGTESLNNATMSIERSQRIAAETDQIGTDIIEELGEQKEQLGRTRNRLIHTGENLSRSRKILRAMSRRVVTNKLLLSVIIIMELAILGAVVYLKFFRK from the exons atgtcttcGTCGGAGTTTGAAAAGCTGCAAGACATATATACATCTCTATATGACGAAGTGAAGTTGATTCCCGAACGGGTTCAGAAGTGTCAAGGAG AGGAAAGGAAAAGGATGGTCAGAGTTTTTGATGAGCGTATTGGTGAGGCTGAAGAACTG CTTCAGGGCAtggaccaagaactgtttggcgCTCCATCATCCTTCCGGAACCCCATGTCCACAAAGATCCGACTGTACCGCAGAGATTTAGCAAAATTGCAGAGAGATATACGCAGCTTAACTGGATCATCAGGGTTCTCTGGTCATTTTGGAGATGGGAGACAAGGGATTTATTCTGCAGAGAATGATCAAAGC ACTCATCTTCAATCCCAGCGTGGTTTGCTCATCCAGGGTACAGAGTCTCTAAATAATGCCACAATGAGCATTGAGCGGAGCCAACGGATTGCAGCAGAGACAGACCAAATTGGCACAGACATCATTGAGGAGCTTGGCGAACAGAAAGAACAACTTGGCCGCACCAGAAACAGA TTGATTCACACCGGAGAAAATCTGAGCCGTAGCAGAAAAATCTTGCGAGCAATGTCCCGGAG AGTAGTGACAAATAAACTTCTACTCTCTGTCATTATCATCATGGAGTTAGCCATCCTAGGGGCAGTGGTCTACCTTAAGTTCTTCCGTAAGTAG